The Streptomyces sp. NBC_00224 genome has a window encoding:
- a CDS encoding heavy metal-binding domain-containing protein: protein MTHRRDAGLPGVGAGGTAEPRAGNTWGSALSSEEFAAIKGVGFEPVGQVLGTAVFNIGSTGVWGCPGAWSVADGRKVPPSSAWTSSYAQLVKAMYAVRRLALSRAVAECRALGGDGIVGVRLRVGGFPAGGLEFTALGTAVRARSRIRPRLPFTSHLSGQDFAKLVHGGWVPTGLVFGIALETRHDDWRTSRRIRWTAGNQEVDGYTQLINLVRHDARKQLALDATKHGGDGVVVDGMELRVRENECPTYGYTRDLSAEAVLVGTSIARFGRSERPAGPRPLTIMRLERER, encoded by the coding sequence ATGACACACCGACGAGACGCCGGACTGCCGGGGGTTGGTGCCGGTGGGACGGCAGAGCCCCGGGCCGGTAACACCTGGGGCTCGGCGCTGTCGTCCGAGGAGTTCGCGGCGATCAAGGGTGTCGGGTTCGAGCCGGTCGGGCAGGTGCTCGGCACGGCCGTCTTCAACATCGGGTCCACCGGCGTCTGGGGCTGCCCGGGCGCGTGGTCGGTCGCGGACGGCAGGAAGGTGCCGCCGTCCTCGGCATGGACGTCGTCGTACGCGCAGTTGGTGAAGGCGATGTACGCGGTGCGCAGGCTGGCGCTGTCCCGCGCGGTGGCCGAGTGCCGCGCGCTCGGCGGCGACGGGATCGTCGGGGTGCGGCTGCGGGTCGGCGGGTTCCCGGCGGGGGGCCTGGAGTTCACCGCGCTGGGCACCGCGGTCCGGGCCCGTTCGCGCATCCGGCCACGCCTGCCCTTCACTTCGCACCTGAGCGGCCAGGACTTCGCCAAGCTCGTACACGGCGGATGGGTTCCCACCGGACTCGTCTTCGGCATCGCCCTCGAAACCCGGCACGACGACTGGCGCACCTCCCGCCGGATCCGCTGGACCGCCGGGAACCAGGAGGTCGACGGCTATACCCAGCTGATCAACCTCGTCCGCCACGATGCCCGGAAGCAACTGGCCCTCGATGCGACGAAGCACGGCGGCGACGGAGTGGTGGTGGACGGGATGGAGTTGAGGGTGCGTGAGAACGAGTGCCCCACGTACGGGTACACGCGCGACCTCAGCGCGGAGGCGGTCCTCGTCGGCACCTCCATCGCCCGGTTCGGCCGCTCCGAGCGGCCCGCCGGGCCCAGACCACTGACCATCATGAGACTGGAGCGCGAGCGCTGA
- a CDS encoding DUF1062 domain-containing protein, giving the protein MSETWVVVPTCLPIVLRRCPRCASGRFRANGKFRVNANHKLLDAWLLALCTECGDTTKLTVLERMNVRSVQPEFLNLLHDNDPGLAAELLQDPVVRRRNRIALDWDNAWRLDSGAPDQPHQPEGEAIEVSVRFAARIPVRPVRLIAEGFGLSRAEVEKLLVEGNLVSTVRLSGKLSGDFTFTLKR; this is encoded by the coding sequence GTGTCTGAAACCTGGGTGGTCGTGCCCACCTGCCTGCCGATAGTTCTCCGCCGTTGCCCCAGGTGCGCCTCCGGGCGCTTCCGGGCGAACGGCAAATTCCGCGTCAACGCCAACCACAAGCTCCTCGACGCCTGGCTCCTCGCACTGTGCACCGAGTGCGGGGACACCACCAAGCTCACTGTCCTGGAGCGGATGAACGTGCGTTCCGTACAACCCGAGTTCCTGAACCTGCTGCACGACAACGATCCCGGCCTGGCAGCCGAACTGCTTCAGGACCCGGTCGTACGGCGCCGCAATCGCATCGCCCTCGACTGGGACAACGCCTGGCGCCTCGACAGCGGCGCGCCGGATCAGCCGCATCAGCCGGAAGGTGAGGCGATCGAGGTCTCGGTCCGCTTTGCGGCGCGGATACCTGTGCGGCCGGTGCGACTGATCGCCGAAGGTTTCGGCCTTTCGCGAGCCGAGGTCGAGAAACTGCTCGTTGAGGGCAACCTCGTGTCGACCGTACGTCTGAGCGGCAAGCTCTCGGGCGACTTCACCTTCACGCTCAAGCGCTGA
- a CDS encoding winged helix-turn-helix domain-containing protein, with the protein MRVLVVEDDPELGPVVVEGLRAAGFAVDLAVRIDEADLKLDVNTYDCLVADRGLPDGDALDLVRDRRRAGSTLPVLLLTALGTVDDRVAGFEHGADDYLVKPFAFAELTARVRSLCRRGQPVRLPELRVGDLELDLPRRRVRRAGVLLTLTAKEFGVLETLMVRAGEVVTRSELIDSCWDEMSDPMSNVVDVVIAQLRRKLGPPELIGTVRGAGYRIAGPE; encoded by the coding sequence ATGCGTGTGCTGGTGGTGGAGGACGACCCCGAGCTGGGGCCCGTCGTGGTGGAGGGGCTGCGCGCGGCCGGGTTCGCCGTGGACCTCGCCGTGCGGATCGACGAGGCCGATCTCAAGCTGGACGTCAATACGTACGACTGCCTGGTCGCCGACCGGGGGCTCCCCGACGGGGACGCCCTCGATCTCGTACGGGACCGGCGGCGCGCCGGGTCCACACTGCCGGTGCTGCTGCTCACCGCGCTCGGCACCGTTGACGACCGGGTCGCCGGATTCGAGCACGGCGCCGACGACTACCTGGTCAAGCCCTTCGCCTTCGCCGAGCTCACCGCGCGTGTGCGCAGCCTGTGCCGCAGGGGGCAGCCCGTGCGGCTGCCGGAGCTGCGTGTCGGCGACCTGGAGCTGGACCTGCCGCGCCGCCGGGTACGCCGGGCGGGGGTGCTGCTCACCCTCACCGCCAAGGAGTTCGGCGTACTGGAGACGCTGATGGTGCGCGCCGGCGAGGTCGTCACCCGGAGCGAGCTGATCGACAGCTGCTGGGACGAGATGAGCGACCCGATGTCGAACGTCGTCGACGTCGTCATCGCACAGCTGCGCCGCAAACTCGGTCCCCCGGAGCTCATCGGGACGGTGCGCGGTGCCGGCTACCGCATCGCGGGCCCCGAGTGA
- a CDS encoding helix-hairpin-helix domain-containing protein, translating into MAELVDLNTATAKDLAALPGVEPALAESIIAYREAHGFFEAVEELMRVPGMSPSSFARLEQLVTVKTSSGPAPGSAPPPEPLDVQLVQAGGGGDFTGYSVVVVGVRRTGDEGSEGVASVPFAASGSTGADGLAALSIPARQSIVGDVTLRASAPDGELLVSTTQPGPGLPRTVALTVTTREPGTTQANTDPTAGMPTRLRGRVIDSAGRRQAAGVQVVLWGAEAAQPQPVDFRALIVATTDAQGHFSGPYPVGYFTSAHATVGLADGPADVPVHLLAPTVETEAGPEERGIFPETAVLVVDVPEPAAEEDCACHDTDSAPRSPDATDLARADGTFSTDAGVGRCVDFTKPDRTLEEYSFSYLVRTTEPEIKGLSLDEPPKVPVRLLTPYLVAELAQSRAEFRNAPGAEAAADVSARRAVDKGADASDRTGDGEAVDEPTLPAAGYIDAAVLKSLARDPDVSTLKAVYAAAQQTRHGDLLRYLGEVEAKPPGRQQLTGAHPVDWDDDPTVYQASTIAHGHILRFKQEWVADGYSMGNLLYSLPLAPGQKKQIAVLDWERRETTARAESGESRDSLEANLTRDRDITEIVTGTLAESTRGGSRSSSGSIAAGGGVAAISGAVGGLLGVGGGYASAQSTAWQDSSRSTAANALNQLRDRTVQAASSVRTQRTSVVHTVAQGERVVATTESVANYNHCHALTIQYFEVLRHLLVRERLVDVQECLLVPLLMSWFTDAKALRWRNTLADAVPPALRAGFDALERIDAHYAGSDLPVGRYADENLESVEGELNLTFQLARPRDTDDDFDPAQWNPLLGLFGFTPKDFYDQYLRDQNFKDRVFLEQLGPKIAATVVQHLRVHAVKNDESTVDLAIDPTLVSRFANDRSLFVSLRMAASLPPVHRADIKAVVISSKLALPGLPFVIDLLPYGSRVIIDSGELRYRTGHLSSRLFSSASIRNDLTGYDEVRIETPLNRQELRNPREEDKELARNLLDHLNENIEGYHHLLWARMSDARRFMLLDGFVAPNAGGRSVASVVENELIGIVGNSLVLPVARGFHLDPTYRQDTEHPVDLLGHYQPNTPMEPSRIAVPTSGVYAEAAMGACNSCEQIDETRFWRWEESPIPDSPPQILPTSTDTRRAAPADVTPTPFQQPIIAMQNAPAAPDPTGLGAALTLLGQSGSFRDMAGLEGTQKNAAAALQEAFTTATAFGTKAADLALQGKMSKDIDKAIKTIETAKSKGLIDDAKASELTSTAIRGMVGAGATNPESATSAKEVKELTETAGANNAAVRVTQPTGEKVDIDARPVMPASSPAREPLVKITLPKGKQSLDPLGTLPPLEVQLTIPDLSKIRADRAVLELDDGTPTLVAEEVLPPSFLTAGTHVWRWNGRDKAGVFDPEVFRRPLRLTVRFEGAGLVSVEKAVHLKTARRSWVAAKVNSATKQIALDVYVANSPAGGITPSEFHRLAPLVLSGLGKYWSRSVTPGSDTFVVTATARQSLADGVALNLIVETDSEYRRSHNSGIIDARIYYNEGFYGGPGTAADEDFEHTAAHEFGHTVLEAAGGRDLSWSHKGTVYGSPLDLWDFQKPSPNATVYPTSGEIDLMKYYKGSEPSDLYARTHAAQEDVLRLIALADIQISL; encoded by the coding sequence ATGGCTGAGCTCGTTGATCTGAACACCGCCACCGCGAAGGACCTCGCGGCGCTTCCCGGCGTCGAGCCCGCCCTCGCGGAGAGCATCATCGCCTACCGCGAGGCGCACGGGTTCTTCGAAGCGGTCGAGGAGCTGATGCGCGTCCCCGGCATGTCACCGTCGTCGTTCGCGAGGCTGGAGCAACTGGTGACGGTCAAGACGTCCTCCGGCCCTGCGCCCGGGTCCGCGCCGCCGCCCGAGCCACTGGACGTCCAGCTCGTCCAGGCGGGCGGCGGTGGCGACTTCACCGGGTACTCGGTCGTGGTCGTGGGCGTGCGCCGTACGGGTGACGAGGGAAGCGAGGGTGTTGCGAGCGTCCCGTTCGCGGCTTCGGGCTCCACGGGAGCCGACGGACTCGCCGCATTGAGCATTCCGGCGCGCCAGAGCATTGTCGGCGACGTCACCCTGAGGGCGAGCGCGCCGGACGGCGAACTGCTGGTCAGTACCACCCAACCCGGTCCGGGTCTGCCACGGACGGTGGCCCTGACGGTCACGACGCGCGAGCCCGGCACCACACAGGCCAACACCGATCCCACGGCGGGGATGCCGACGCGGCTGCGCGGCCGGGTGATCGACTCCGCGGGCCGTCGCCAGGCGGCGGGCGTGCAGGTGGTGCTCTGGGGCGCGGAGGCGGCGCAACCCCAACCGGTGGATTTCCGTGCCCTGATCGTCGCCACCACCGACGCGCAGGGACACTTCAGCGGGCCCTACCCCGTCGGATACTTCACCTCGGCCCACGCCACCGTCGGCCTCGCGGACGGGCCCGCCGACGTACCGGTGCATCTGCTGGCGCCGACAGTAGAGACGGAGGCGGGCCCCGAGGAGAGGGGGATCTTCCCGGAGACGGCTGTCCTCGTCGTCGACGTCCCGGAACCGGCGGCCGAGGAGGACTGCGCCTGCCACGACACGGACAGCGCGCCGCGGTCCCCGGACGCCACCGACCTGGCCCGCGCCGACGGAACGTTCTCCACCGACGCCGGCGTGGGCCGCTGTGTGGACTTCACCAAGCCCGACCGCACCCTGGAGGAGTACAGCTTCAGCTACCTCGTCCGTACGACCGAGCCGGAGATCAAGGGGCTGTCGCTCGACGAGCCGCCCAAGGTGCCGGTGCGTCTGCTCACCCCCTACCTGGTGGCCGAACTGGCCCAGTCGCGGGCCGAGTTCCGCAACGCCCCCGGAGCGGAGGCAGCCGCGGACGTCTCGGCGCGACGGGCGGTGGACAAGGGGGCCGACGCGTCCGACCGTACCGGCGATGGAGAGGCGGTGGACGAGCCGACTCTGCCTGCCGCCGGATACATCGACGCCGCCGTACTCAAGTCGCTGGCCCGCGACCCGGACGTATCCACGCTCAAGGCCGTGTACGCGGCCGCCCAGCAGACCCGGCACGGCGACCTGCTGCGCTACCTCGGCGAAGTGGAGGCGAAGCCGCCGGGGCGGCAGCAGCTGACCGGGGCCCACCCGGTGGACTGGGACGACGATCCGACCGTCTACCAGGCGAGCACCATCGCCCATGGACACATCCTGCGGTTCAAGCAGGAGTGGGTGGCCGACGGCTACTCGATGGGCAATCTCCTCTACAGCCTGCCGCTGGCGCCCGGCCAGAAGAAGCAGATCGCCGTCCTCGACTGGGAGCGGCGCGAGACCACCGCGCGGGCCGAGTCCGGTGAGTCCCGCGACAGCCTCGAAGCGAACCTGACCAGGGACCGCGACATCACCGAGATCGTCACCGGCACCCTGGCCGAGTCCACGCGCGGCGGCTCCCGGTCCTCCTCCGGCTCCATCGCCGCCGGCGGCGGAGTGGCGGCGATCTCAGGAGCGGTCGGCGGCCTGCTGGGGGTCGGCGGCGGCTATGCCAGTGCACAGAGCACCGCCTGGCAGGACTCCTCACGCAGCACCGCGGCGAACGCGCTCAACCAGCTCCGGGACCGCACCGTCCAGGCCGCGTCCTCCGTACGGACCCAGCGCACCTCGGTCGTGCACACCGTGGCGCAAGGGGAGCGGGTGGTCGCCACCACCGAGTCGGTCGCCAACTACAACCACTGCCACGCGCTGACCATCCAGTACTTCGAGGTGCTGCGTCATCTGCTGGTCAGGGAGCGACTGGTGGACGTACAGGAGTGCCTGCTGGTGCCGCTGCTGATGTCCTGGTTCACCGACGCCAAGGCTCTGCGGTGGCGCAACACCCTGGCCGATGCGGTGCCGCCCGCGCTGCGGGCCGGATTCGACGCCCTGGAGCGGATCGACGCCCACTACGCGGGCAGTGACCTGCCCGTGGGCCGCTACGCCGACGAGAACCTGGAATCCGTCGAGGGCGAGCTGAACCTCACCTTCCAGCTGGCCCGCCCCAGGGACACCGACGACGACTTCGACCCGGCGCAATGGAACCCGCTGCTCGGCCTGTTCGGGTTCACCCCCAAGGACTTCTACGACCAGTACCTGCGCGACCAGAACTTCAAGGACCGGGTCTTCCTGGAACAGCTCGGCCCCAAGATCGCCGCCACCGTCGTCCAGCACCTACGGGTGCACGCCGTCAAGAACGACGAGTCCACCGTCGATCTCGCGATCGATCCCACCCTCGTCTCGCGCTTCGCCAACGACCGGAGCCTGTTCGTCTCGCTGCGCATGGCCGCCTCGCTGCCCCCGGTGCACCGCGCCGACATCAAGGCCGTCGTCATCAGCTCGAAGCTGGCGCTGCCCGGCCTGCCCTTCGTGATCGACCTGCTGCCCTACGGCTCCCGCGTGATCATCGATTCCGGGGAGCTACGCTACCGCACGGGGCATCTGTCGTCGCGGCTGTTCTCCAGTGCGTCCATCCGCAACGACCTCACCGGGTACGACGAAGTCCGGATCGAGACCCCGCTGAACCGCCAGGAGCTGCGCAATCCACGGGAGGAGGACAAGGAGCTGGCCCGCAACCTCCTTGACCACCTCAACGAGAACATCGAGGGCTACCACCACCTGCTGTGGGCACGGATGAGCGATGCCCGGCGGTTCATGCTGCTCGACGGGTTCGTGGCACCCAACGCGGGCGGCCGTTCGGTGGCCAGTGTGGTGGAGAACGAGCTCATCGGCATCGTCGGCAACAGCCTGGTGCTGCCCGTGGCACGCGGCTTCCACCTCGACCCCACCTACCGGCAGGACACCGAGCACCCGGTCGACCTGCTGGGCCACTACCAGCCGAACACTCCCATGGAGCCCTCGCGGATCGCCGTCCCCACCAGCGGTGTCTACGCCGAGGCGGCCATGGGCGCCTGCAACTCGTGCGAGCAGATCGACGAGACCCGCTTCTGGCGCTGGGAGGAGTCCCCGATCCCGGACTCGCCGCCGCAGATCCTGCCCACCTCGACCGACACCCGGCGGGCCGCCCCCGCGGACGTCACACCGACGCCTTTCCAGCAGCCGATCATCGCGATGCAGAACGCCCCGGCGGCACCGGATCCGACAGGTCTGGGCGCCGCACTGACCCTGCTGGGCCAGTCCGGGTCCTTCCGGGACATGGCGGGGCTGGAGGGTACGCAGAAGAACGCCGCCGCGGCCCTGCAGGAGGCGTTCACCACCGCGACCGCCTTCGGCACCAAGGCCGCCGACCTCGCCCTGCAGGGGAAGATGAGCAAGGACATCGACAAGGCCATCAAGACGATCGAGACGGCGAAGTCGAAGGGCCTCATCGACGACGCGAAGGCGTCCGAGCTCACCAGTACGGCCATCCGCGGCATGGTGGGCGCGGGCGCCACCAACCCCGAGTCCGCCACGTCGGCCAAGGAGGTCAAGGAACTCACCGAGACCGCCGGGGCGAACAACGCCGCGGTCAGGGTCACCCAGCCCACGGGTGAGAAGGTCGACATCGACGCCCGCCCGGTCATGCCGGCGTCAAGCCCTGCCCGCGAGCCCCTGGTGAAGATCACGCTCCCGAAGGGAAAGCAGTCCCTGGACCCGCTGGGCACGCTGCCACCGCTCGAAGTCCAGCTCACCATCCCCGACCTGAGCAAGATCAGGGCCGACAGGGCGGTCCTCGAACTCGACGACGGCACTCCCACACTGGTCGCCGAAGAGGTCCTGCCCCCTTCCTTCCTCACAGCCGGCACCCATGTGTGGCGCTGGAACGGACGGGACAAGGCCGGTGTCTTCGACCCCGAGGTCTTCCGCCGTCCGCTGAGGCTGACGGTCAGATTCGAGGGTGCCGGCCTGGTCTCCGTCGAGAAGGCGGTGCACCTGAAGACCGCCCGACGGAGCTGGGTCGCGGCCAAGGTGAACTCGGCCACGAAGCAGATCGCGCTGGACGTGTACGTCGCCAACAGCCCTGCGGGCGGCATCACTCCGAGCGAGTTCCACCGGCTGGCTCCACTCGTCCTCAGCGGCCTCGGCAAGTACTGGTCCCGCTCCGTGACGCCGGGGAGCGACACGTTCGTGGTGACGGCGACCGCCCGTCAGAGCCTCGCCGACGGGGTAGCCCTCAACCTGATCGTCGAGACCGACTCGGAGTACCGCCGCAGCCACAACTCGGGGATCATCGACGCGCGCATCTACTACAACGAGGGTTTCTACGGGGGCCCGGGCACAGCAGCCGACGAGGACTTCGAACACACCGCGGCCCACGAGTTCGGACACACCGTACTGGAGGCAGCGGGCGGCAGAGACCTGTCATGGAGCCACAAGGGCACCGTCTACGGCAGCCCGCTGGACCTGTGGGACTTCCAGAAACCGTCCCCCAACGCCACGGTGTACCCGACGTCGGGGGAAATCGACCTGATGAAGTACTACAAGGGCTCCGAGCCGTCCGATCTCTATGCCCGTACCCACGCCGCACAGGAAGACGTGCTCAGGCTGATCGCCCTCGCCGACATTCAGATCTCCCTCTAG
- a CDS encoding sensor histidine kinase, whose translation MSAPQRRPRPAVARLARLRRRLTVLFAGTTAACLVVLAVVAASIDAHSRTEGLDKEVGRRADGLARAVWMDKGVLHLEPLAEDALAKEPGALAVVGGRQTPDVRWSRPGPGALPAPARIDGLWRRVLSEQDTVYATETSRDGTTLRWAVSPVWDDDSIGAAVLAAADPGPGERDHALLLRWLALGCAALVLAAALIGHLLSGRSMRPALRALDQQEQFLAEAAHELRTPLATLRATLESGGGAESVRIVDRMGRLVGGLLTRARVEAGTQEVELTPLRLDQLVEQAVEEVARAHPGAEVTVSAEPVVVAGDPDLLEQAVRNLVENALRHGGATPVEVRVHPDGVAVRDHGPGFGTRTGAGGNGIGLAIVGWVAELHGGTVEAGGAPGGGALVRLRLRPEPERSERAVPE comes from the coding sequence GTGAGTGCTCCGCAGCGGCGTCCGCGCCCGGCCGTGGCGCGGCTCGCCCGGCTGCGGCGGCGGCTGACCGTCCTGTTCGCCGGGACCACCGCGGCCTGCCTGGTCGTCCTCGCCGTCGTCGCCGCCTCCATCGACGCCCACTCCCGTACCGAAGGGCTCGACAAGGAGGTCGGCCGCCGGGCCGACGGTCTGGCCCGGGCGGTGTGGATGGACAAGGGTGTCCTTCACCTCGAACCCCTGGCGGAGGACGCGCTGGCCAAGGAGCCCGGCGCGCTCGCCGTGGTCGGCGGGCGGCAAACCCCGGATGTGCGCTGGTCACGCCCGGGCCCGGGCGCGTTGCCCGCGCCCGCCCGTATCGACGGACTGTGGCGGCGGGTCCTGTCCGAGCAGGACACGGTGTACGCGACCGAGACCTCCCGGGACGGTACGACCCTGCGCTGGGCCGTCTCGCCGGTATGGGACGACGACAGCATCGGCGCGGCCGTCCTGGCCGCCGCCGACCCGGGCCCGGGCGAGCGCGACCATGCCCTCCTGCTGCGCTGGCTCGCACTCGGCTGCGCGGCCCTGGTCCTGGCCGCCGCCCTGATCGGTCATCTGCTCTCCGGGCGCAGCATGCGTCCCGCGCTGCGGGCGCTCGACCAGCAGGAGCAGTTCCTCGCCGAGGCGGCGCACGAGCTGCGCACCCCGCTCGCCACGCTGCGGGCGACGCTGGAGTCGGGCGGCGGCGCAGAGTCGGTCCGGATCGTCGACCGCATGGGCCGTCTGGTCGGCGGGCTGCTCACCCGGGCACGGGTGGAGGCGGGCACCCAGGAGGTGGAGCTGACGCCGCTCCGGCTCGACCAGCTGGTGGAGCAGGCGGTGGAGGAGGTGGCACGGGCCCACCCCGGGGCCGAGGTCACGGTGTCGGCCGAGCCCGTGGTGGTCGCCGGGGACCCCGACCTGCTGGAGCAGGCGGTGCGCAACCTCGTGGAGAACGCGCTGCGGCACGGCGGCGCGACCCCCGTCGAGGTACGGGTGCACCCCGACGGGGTCGCGGTGCGCGACCACGGTCCGGGCTTCGGTACCCGCACGGGCGCGGGCGGCAACGGAATCGGCCTCGCCATCGTCGGCTGGGTCGCCGAGCTGCACGGCGGCACGGTGGAGGCGGGGGGCGCACCGGGGGGCGGCGCGCTGGTGCGGCTGCGGCTGCGGCCTGAACCGGAGCGGTCGGAGCGGGCTGTTCCTGAGTAG
- a CDS encoding heavy metal-binding domain-containing protein gives MTERTGQEPAGRTARPAAEGVPEDAMRRLAQLQPGEKGSLFTSDLTVNEFLLVREVGFRPLGLVLGSSVYHVGLQLGRWSKNQELTKLSQAMYHARELAMGRMEAEASALGADGIVGVRLDIEFKEFGSDIAEFIAIGTAVKADGADPGPGGTWLNNKGKPFTSDLSGQDFWTLIRAGYAPLDMVMGSCVYHVAHQRFAQVLSSTGRNVEIEPFTQALYDARELAMSRMQAEGNALEAEGIVAVQLRQHSHNWGTHTTEFFAIGTAVRPLRDDHIIERPTMVLSLDA, from the coding sequence ATGACCGAGCGAACGGGGCAGGAACCGGCCGGGAGAACCGCGCGGCCGGCGGCGGAGGGCGTGCCCGAGGACGCGATGCGGCGGCTCGCGCAGCTCCAGCCGGGGGAAAAGGGCTCGCTCTTCACCTCGGACCTGACGGTGAACGAGTTTCTGCTGGTGCGCGAGGTCGGCTTCCGCCCGCTCGGCCTGGTCCTCGGCTCCTCGGTCTACCACGTCGGCCTCCAGCTCGGCCGGTGGTCGAAGAACCAGGAGCTGACCAAGCTGTCACAGGCCATGTACCACGCGCGCGAGCTGGCGATGGGCCGGATGGAGGCGGAGGCGAGCGCGCTGGGAGCGGACGGGATCGTCGGGGTGCGGCTGGACATCGAGTTCAAGGAGTTCGGCTCGGACATCGCCGAGTTCATCGCGATCGGCACGGCGGTGAAGGCGGACGGTGCGGACCCGGGGCCGGGCGGGACCTGGCTCAACAACAAGGGCAAGCCGTTCACCTCGGACCTGTCCGGCCAGGACTTCTGGACGCTGATCCGGGCCGGATACGCGCCGCTGGACATGGTCATGGGGTCGTGTGTCTACCACGTGGCGCACCAGCGCTTCGCTCAAGTGCTGAGCAGCACGGGCCGCAACGTCGAGATCGAGCCGTTCACCCAGGCACTCTACGATGCACGCGAGCTGGCGATGAGCCGTATGCAGGCGGAGGGCAACGCCCTGGAGGCCGAGGGGATCGTGGCTGTCCAACTGAGGCAGCATTCGCACAACTGGGGGACGCACACCACCGAGTTCTTCGCCATCGGGACAGCGGTGCGCCCGCTTCGCGACGACCACATCATCGAGCGGCCGACCATGGTGCTGAGCCTCGATGCCTGA
- a CDS encoding glycoside hydrolase family 9 protein: MFAKARRPRAASVTLATAVLIGSGAVWYALPSRGVEAHPVVVRVNQAGYLTGGSKEAFVMGGDDDALASAGFQVVDESGRTVLSGRTGPRTGGWNAAYDTVRTLDLTALTAPGTYRVELTGAANGTSPHFKVAPSGELMRGLAAENVRFFQAQRDGADVVPGVLERKPSHLADREATVYATPRYNDEGTELTEPLRRVSGPVDVSGGWFDAGDFLKFTHTASYSTAQLLLAQRSFGDVPGLAAEARHGLAWLDRMWDGRTGTLYAQVGIGAGSKEFRSDHDVWRLPEADDALDVREGDPDHTIKHRPVFRANEPGRPISPNLAGRVAGTFALAAQADAKDNPERARRWLEKAAAVYGQADTEHSGELVTAFPHGFYPEESWQDDMEFGAVELALAARQVDDGRAGGWQREAGEWARKYIASDARGTLGVADVSALAHADLLRLAPSGAAVADLRRQLSDGESRAAKDPFRAGAVYTDFDAVPHTFGLVATARLYAKATSDHRYDAFAERQRGWALGANAWGTGFMVGAGETYPHCPEHQAANLTGTPLRGAVVNGPNAAAKLSELNSFDTMRPCAYGTDTWKRFDGKGARYLDHVGAWQTVEPADDFTSTALLAFALTAS, from the coding sequence ATGTTCGCGAAAGCCAGGCGCCCGCGCGCCGCATCCGTCACCCTGGCCACCGCCGTCCTCATCGGCTCCGGAGCCGTCTGGTACGCCCTGCCCTCGCGGGGGGTCGAGGCACATCCGGTCGTGGTCCGGGTGAACCAGGCCGGATACCTCACCGGTGGTTCCAAGGAGGCGTTCGTCATGGGCGGGGACGACGACGCGCTCGCGAGCGCGGGCTTCCAGGTGGTCGACGAGTCGGGCCGTACGGTCCTGAGCGGCAGGACCGGACCTCGCACCGGCGGCTGGAACGCGGCGTACGACACGGTCCGTACCCTCGACCTCACGGCGCTGACCGCCCCCGGCACCTACCGGGTCGAGCTGACCGGAGCCGCCAACGGCACCTCGCCGCACTTCAAGGTCGCCCCGTCCGGTGAGCTGATGCGCGGCCTGGCAGCCGAGAACGTGCGGTTCTTCCAGGCCCAGCGCGACGGCGCCGACGTCGTACCCGGCGTACTGGAGCGCAAGCCCTCCCACCTCGCGGACCGCGAGGCGACCGTGTACGCCACGCCCCGCTACAACGACGAGGGCACCGAACTGACCGAGCCGCTGCGGCGCGTGAGTGGGCCCGTCGACGTCTCGGGCGGCTGGTTCGACGCGGGCGACTTCCTCAAGTTCACCCACACCGCGTCCTACTCGACCGCCCAACTGCTGCTCGCCCAGCGTTCGTTCGGCGACGTGCCGGGGCTCGCCGCCGAGGCGCGCCACGGCCTGGCCTGGCTCGACCGGATGTGGGACGGACGTACCGGCACGCTCTACGCCCAGGTCGGGATCGGCGCGGGCAGCAAGGAGTTCCGCAGCGACCACGACGTCTGGCGGCTGCCGGAGGCGGACGACGCGCTGGACGTACGCGAGGGCGACCCCGACCACACCATCAAGCACCGGCCGGTCTTCCGGGCGAACGAGCCGGGCCGGCCGATCAGCCCCAACCTGGCGGGCCGGGTCGCCGGGACCTTCGCGCTCGCCGCCCAGGCGGACGCCAAGGACAACCCGGAGCGGGCCCGGCGGTGGCTGGAGAAGGCCGCGGCCGTCTACGGGCAGGCCGACACCGAGCACTCGGGCGAGCTGGTGACCGCGTTCCCGCACGGCTTCTACCCGGAGGAGTCCTGGCAGGACGACATGGAGTTCGGCGCCGTCGAACTGGCTCTGGCAGCACGGCAGGTGGACGACGGTCGGGCTGGGGGTTGGCAGCGCGAGGCGGGGGAGTGGGCGCGTAAATACATCGCGTCGGACGCGCGCGGCACACTCGGCGTCGCCGATGTCAGCGCCCTCGCCCACGCCGACCTGCTGCGCCTTGCGCCGTCCGGCGCGGCCGTGGCCGATCTGCGGCGGCAACTGTCGGACGGTGAGAGTCGGGCGGCCAAGGACCCGTTCCGGGCGGGCGCCGTCTACACGGATTTCGACGCGGTGCCGCACACCTTCGGTCTTGTCGCCACCGCCCGGCTGTACGCGAAGGCGACCAGCGACCACCGCTACGACGCCTTCGCCGAGCGTCAGCGCGGCTGGGCGCTGGGGGCCAACGCCTGGGGCACCGGTTTCATGGTCGGCGCGGGCGAGACGTATCCGCACTGCCCCGAGCACCAGGCAGCCAACCTGACCGGCACCCCGCTGCGCGGTGCGGTGGTCAACGGCCCGAACGCGGCGGCCAAGCTGTCCGAGCTCAACTCCTTCGACACGATGCGCCCCTGCGCGTACGGAACGGACACCTGGAAGCGCTTCGACGGCAAGGGTGCCCGCTACCTCGACCACGTCGGCGCGTGGCAGACGGTGGAGCCGGCC